The Gloeobacter violaceus PCC 7421 DNA window CCGCGGCAACTGCTTGAAGCGCAACACGAGCGCCCCCCCCATCAGGGTGGCGACCAGGGCGAACAAACTTAGGACAATCGCAGACAACGTAGAGGATCCGGTGGCGGGCAGTCCCCATCATAAAGAAAATAAAATTGAAAATCATTCTCTAAAAGTTGAAAAATGGTTGCGCTCAGAGCCCCGAAGTTTCGGCTGGACAGCACCCTACAACTGCCCCGGACGCTCAGCGGTCGCATCGGAAAAAAAGACATTTCTGCAATAACCGTCTCAATTTCACGCCCGATTGTCATGTAGGCACTCGGTGGTCGCCAGCCACTCGCGGATAGCGGCATTGACCCGCCGGGGGTCCTCGTCGTGGGGGCAGTGGCCAAGACCTTCGAGGGCCACGAACTGGGACTGGGGGGCGTAGCGGGCGAAGGTGCGACCGCGGCCGATAGGTGTCCAGGGGTCTTTGTCGCCCCAGAGGACCAGTAGGGGCGTGCGCACCAGGGGCAGCAGTTCTTCGGGACGGGGGCCGGCCTCGGCGGTGAGCACCGAGACGAACACGGCGGCGGCACCCGGATCGCTCGAGGGAGTGTACAGCAGTTCGACCAGTTCTTCGGTGACCGCCTCGGCGTTGCCGTAGACCTGGCGCAGGGTGTTGCGGATGTTGCGTTTGGAGCGGGCGAAATCAAAAAAGCGCTCGGCAAGACCGGGCACGCGCAGGACCATCTGCATCGCCGCCATCACCGGCCGGGTGACCAGCGGCAGTTCCTCGGGGCGGTGGGTGAGCCCGCCTGCACAGTTGAGCAGCACCGTGGCCGTCGCCCGCTCGGGGTGGCGGGCGGTGACCATCAGCGCTTCGAGGGCGCCGATCGAATTGCCGACCAGCACCGCCGGGGCACCGACCACCTCAGTGCAAAAATCGACCAGTTGTGCCTCCCACAGCTCCAGACTGTAAGGAAGGGCCGGTTTGGCCGAAGCGCCGAAACCCAGCCAGTCGAGGGCATAGACCCGGCGGTGGGCCGCCAGTTCGGCAATATTTTTGCGCCAATGGCCCGCCGAGGCGCCAAAGCCGTGCAACAGCACGATCGGCGGGCGCTCAGGGGCGGCATTCGGCTCGGCCACCCAGTAGCAGATGCGATGGCCCCGCCAGGTCCAGTACGCTTCGGTGGTCGAGGGGGGCTTGAGATCGGCGCGCATCCGGGCTCCTGTCGGTCGTGAAGATTTATTTCTGATTCTACCCGTCCACGGGCTGCGGCGTGGGGGAAGCCGGAAGCTAGGATGGCGCTCTGGGCTGGGAGAATCGGCGATGGGCAACGAATATTTCGACACTGTGATCACCCGGGCGCGCTCGGCCCGTTCCCCAGAGGCCATTGCCCACCTGCTCAAGCCGGTATTGCTGGAGATGGGGGGCGAGTTCGACGCCTATCTGGAGCAGCTGCTCGCTTCGACGGCCGCCGAGTCGAGTACCGCGCGCACCCTCAAGCTGATTGCCCGGATCTGGCGCGAACTGCAGAGCGCCAACCGGCGGCAGATGCAACTGCGCGCCTACACCCGCGATCTGGCCGAAGCGGCCCCGGACGGGTGGCCGGGCCTGCTGCTTGCGGGCATGGACCCGAACGGTCCGCTTGCCCTCACCGACGACGAGTGGCAGACGGTAGCGGCACTGCTTGAAAAGCGCGGCGAGGAGCCCTCGCGTCTGGCCGCCGGTCTGCGCCGGGGGTTGGCCTTGTACTTTCAGATGGAGGCCAATTTGCTCGATTGGCTCTACACCGCCGGGCGCGAACCGCTCGGTTTTGTGCGCACCGGTCCCTGGGGCGCCTGGGCGGGCCGCTTGCCCGCGGGGCAGCTCAGGGCGCTGTTCGAGGCGCTCGATCGCGGCGAGAGCGCGGGCAACTTTCGCGCCGCCGACAAACTCGACGAAACGGCCTGGATCGAACTGACCGTGCTGCTTCGGCGCATCGAACGTCATCTGGTGCGCTCCTTCGAGCAGCGATTTGCCAACCTGGGCGAGCAGGCCCGCCTGCAGGTTCTGACTTCGACATTTTTGACTTTCGCGATTTTCTGGGCCGATTTTGCCCAGGCGATGGTGCGGCGGCAGGCACTGAGTCAAGCGAGCTTTCAAAACGCCCTGCAGATCCTGCGCGCCTTTGCCGCCCAGCCTTATTTTCCGCTCTACGGTGGACTGCTGGCCGTCTTCGACGGGCCTTACCTGCGCGCGGCGCTCACCTATCTGGGCGAACCGCTGCGCGCGGACGGGATGGCCGCCGAAAAAGCGAAGGTACTCAATTTGCTGGGATACACCGCCCGGCTGTTGGGGGATTACCCGCGCTCGCTGGCGCTGCACCGCGAAGCACTGGCGGACCCGGACAACCTCACCGAAGCGCGCGTGTGGATTGCCCACTGGGTCAACCAGGGCAGCACCCATCTGCGCCTGCGCGAGTTCGACGCGGCTGTCGAACTGTTCGAGCGGGCCCTGGTCTACGCGCGCCAGAGCGGCGATCTGCCGGGGCAGGCCCACGCCCTTGCCAACCTGGGCAATGCCCGCACTCAGGCGCTCCAGTTTCAGGAGGTGCTCGACGCGGAGCGCTACGGCGAAGCGGAGCACTATCTGCAGCAAGGACTGGAACTGAGTCGCCGGGCCAAAGAGCGCCCCGCCGAGGTGGTCGCCCTGGCGGGACTGGGCAGCCTGCGGCTTTGGATGTCCCAAGGCGGTGAGGCCGTCGCGCTGCTGGAGCAGGGGCTGACCCTGGCGGGGGGACTCGGCGATCTGTGGTGGGAAGGCACCCTGCGCGCGGCGCTGGCCGAAGCGCTCGTCGGCGTCGAGCAGCCCGAGGCGGCGGTCGGACAGGCCGCCGCCGCCATGCTGCTGTTGGAACGACTGGGGGTCAGCGATTGGCGACAGCCGGCGGGCCTGCTGGTCGTGTTGCGCAATCGCCTCGACGCCGGATTTGACGCCGCCTTGGAGGCGGCCGGCTTGCCCCCCGCGGCGCGGGAGCGGGTCGAAGGGTTGCTTGGCAAGTACACCGATCAGGGGAGCCCTTGAACGATCACGGGCGGCAGCCAGTCCAATAGTTCGTTCTACGCACTGAGGCGTTGTATTTCATGCAGAAGCTTTTCCCTCTCGCCGCTGCGCTGCTTTTGCTGGCGGCAACCGCCACTCCCTCCGAAGCCCAATGGCGGGGGCGCGGCGGCGGATACGGCGGTGCCGGCTTGAATCGGGCAGGCGCCGGTTTTAACCGTCCGGCCAACTTCAACCGTCCGGGCAGCTTCGACGGCACCCGCGACCGCTCCTATGCCCCCGGCCAGGGTGTGACCAAGACCTACGACGGCACCTACACTGGTCCCCAGGGCAACACCCTCGGAGTCGATCGCAATGTCAACACCACCTACGACCCCGAGACCGGCGTCGGCCGCTCCCGGACGACCAACTTCACCAACGACCAGGGCGAAGTCGTGCGCTCCAAGACGACCAACGCCGATTTTGAGCAGGGCACGGGTCTCACCAAAGAAAGCACCATCACCGGCCCCGGCGGCAACACCCGCACCGTCGATTCGACGGTGACCAAAAATCCCGACGGTGGTCTGACCCGCACCCAGACCACCACCAACGAAGCGGGCGAGGTGATTCGCACCAAGACCACGGACGCCGATTTTGAGCAGGGCACGGGTCTCACCAAACAGAGCACCATCACCGGCCCCGGCGGCAACACCCGCACCGTCGACACCGCCGTCACCGGCAACCCCGAGGGCGGTGCCACCCGCACCCAGACGCTTACCAACGAAGCGGGCGAGGTTGTGCGCACCCGGACGACGACCGTCCCGCCGGTGACCGAGCCGACCACTCCCCCGCCTGCTCCGTAGATCTACACCAGGACAAATCCAAACCTTCCGACGGCAAGCTCACACGGGCCTGCCGTCTTTTTTGCAGGAGTGCGCCCTTGGCCCGGCTCCGCCGCTGCCGTCCACACTCCTCGCCGCAGTCGCCACGCAAAGCGTGCACGCACTGGAAATCCGCCCATCCCAAACCAAAGAGCGGCCAAAAAGACTGTGTCCGATTCAAACCCTGCCGCTTCACCCGGATTCGATACGACACCGAATAGCGGCCCTGCCGCCATCAAAAAGTCGTCTTCAAGCCCACCCGGAAATTGGTGCCGGGGGCGGGACCGCCGTAGGAGCGCTCGTAATAGGTGTTGAGCAGATTGTCGATATAGGCGTTCAAGACGATGGCCTGGGCCACAGGTACCCGAAGCGACAGATCCACAGTCGTGTAGCCGGGCAGCAGCGAGCCGGGCGGCAATTTGGCGATATGGGAGATAAATATCGGATTGCCGGCGGGGTCGAACGCCTCGGCATCCCCCGGCCCGACGTGGTAGGTGTCCACCGAGCGACCGCCTACGACGTTGGCAAAGACAGCCGCGCGAAAGCCGTTCGGATCTTCGTAGCTGAATCCGGCACGGCCCATCAAAAAGGGCACCAGCGCCTGTTGAGTCTGGTTGATCTCAGGCCGCAACCCCTCTACGACCCGCGAGTCGGTGTAGGTATTGGTCAAAAAGAATTCCCAACTCGGAGCCATCCGCCAGTTGAAACCCATCTCGAAGCCGGTGTTGTAAACCGACGGATAATTGACCCGCACCCGGTCGTTGAAGATATAGCCCAGCGACTGGAAATAGGCAAAATCCGCGAAGCGCGGGTCTGCCAGGTTGAGGGACATCAAGTTGCTGATGTTGGCGATGAAGGTCGTAAAGCGCAAGTTGGTGGTGGGTGTTGGTTGCCAATCGATGCCGGCGTCAAAAAATGAACCGCGCTCAGGCAGCAGGTTCGGGTTGCCCTTGTGGACGGTTTTGCCGTAAAGATCGTGAAAGTTGGGCGCTTTGAATCCCTGATTGAAGTTGGTGCGCAGGGCGAAGTTGGGAGCGACTTGCCAGCGGATGCCGATGTTGGGATCAAAGGAATTGCCGAACTGGCTGGTGATGCTGTACCTAGCCCCGGCGGTGAGTGTGACGTTGCTCGCCAGCTTGAAGTCGTTGAGGAAAAACAGGGCGGGCCGGTCGAGGCTGGTATCGTAATCGGTGGTGCTGGTTCCCGTCGCAATCGTCGTCACCCCGGAGCGGCCGATTTCGCGCAGGAAGTCAAAGCCGTAGGTAATGCCCCAGCCGGGAGAAACCTGCCAGGCGTGGCTGCCGCGCAGTCCCAATAGATAAATCTCGGTGCTGAAATCGTCGCCGATGCGGTCGAGTTCACGGTTGAGCGCCCGGTCCACCGAGACGCGGAATTGCAGGTTCGAATCGTTGCCCTGACCGAGTTTGCTGTCCCAGGTGAGGCCGATACCCCAGGTGTCGGTGAGCAAACGCGATTGGTGATCGGCGTTGAGCCCGAGTTGCTCGGCACTTTGGCCGCCAAAGACGTTCTGACGGGTATCGACGATCGAAAATGGCGAGATGCCCTTAGCGAAATTGCGCAAGTAGGTGTTGAGGGTGATCGTGTTGCGCGCGTCGATTTCGTAGCCGACATCGAGGTTGTAGGAGCGCATATTGACATCGCCGTTGGGCCGGGTACCGCTCAAGATGCCCACCGGCCGCTCCACCCGGTAGAAAAAGCTGTTGAGGGTATTGAAGTTCTCGTAGTTGAAATTGTAGGTAACCGGTCCGCTTTTGCCCTGGTAGTAGGCGCCGTACTTGCTGTAGCCGTAGGAGCCAAATTCCACGGACAACTGCCCTTCGATGGGCCGGGTGGGCTTGCGGGTGATCACGTTGATGACGCCGCCCAGGGCCGTGCTGCCGTAGAGGGTCGTTCCCCCGGAAGGCATCACCTCGATGCGCTCGACATTATTGACGGGAATCTCGCTCGGATCGTAGTGTTCCTGGTTGAGGTTGGTGATCGGACGGCCGTCGATGAGGATGGCCGTGCTGGTGGTGGGCACGCCGCGGATAAAGTAGCCGTTGTGGACATCCGAGCCGGCTCCGAAGATGTTGGTGGTCACCCCCGGCACGTTGCGGATCGCATCTCCCAGGGTGCGCGAGCCTTTTTGCTCGATTTCTTTTTGGTCGATGATATAAATTGGCGTGGTCGTCTCGCTCTGCCGCCGGGCTCGACCGGTGCCGGTGACGGTCACCTCGTCGAGATCGATGGGTTCATCCTTGAGGTCCGCTTCGGTCTCGCCCGCCTGCTGGGCCACCGGCTGAGAAGGAGCAACCTGTGACCCGGCCGCCTGGGCAATGCGGTTCCATTCAGCCGGGGCCAGGTCGCCCGCCCGCGTGGAGACAGGCGGCAGAGGTTCGGCCGCCGCCGCAATCGAAACCGAAAACGCGCAACCCAAAACCAGTCCGCCCACGCGCAGCCCGGACATACACTCTCCCTATCTGTTTGGATCTAATAACCCGCCGTTCACCCCACCCCGGGCGGCGGATCTTTGTCAAGAAAGATGAACAACTTTAAGAAAGATTTTATCACGCGGATCCGCGCCCATTTCATTTTCTTTTCACAAAATGGGGGTGGTCCGGCAAAAAGCCCCGCACGAGGCGCGGGGCTGGGCGTTCACGAAGGGCGGCGCCTGTCAATCGGAGACGTGATGATCCTGGATGCGCTCGGCCTCGGGGCAGTCGTCGGAGATGAGCAGGTCGCTGACACTGGTGCGGCCCCGGGGGACCGAGGAGAGGCGGCGGGTGACCGAGCCGATGCTCTCCAGGCGGACCATCTCTTCCCAGGCGCAGATTTCGTCGTCGTCTTCGGTCTCGTAGCGGACGGTGACGAGATCCCCTTCGACCTCGATGATCCGCGTTCGCTCCAACCAACGCCCTTGATCGCGCAGGTAAATCCAGACTTCTGTCCCTTCGCGGGAGAGCTGGTAAATCTTGCGATGCAACATACGGACCTCCCTAAGGCCGACAATTGTACAAAGGTTTGTATGCCGTGGCTTGCAACAATTTAGAGGTTCCTTGCGAGTGCGGGGCGTGTATATTCGACCAGCCAGTCGACGATTTCATCCTCCAACACTACACCATCCAGCACATCGATTTCGCAGATTCCAGTCGGGCTGGTGACATTGATCTCGGTGAGGTAAGCACCGATCACATCGATGCCGACAAAGTAGTGGCCGTCGGCCACCAGCCGCGGTCCGACCACCCGGCAGATTTCGCGGTCGCGCTCGGTGAGGGTGGTTTTGACCACTCGGCCCCCGGCGGCCATGTTGCCGCGCACGTCGTCCTCGCGCGGAACGCGCAACAGAGCGCCGATCGGTTCACCGGCCAAAAGCACGATGCGCTTGTCGCCCTGGCGCGATTCTTCGAGGTAGCGCTGCACCATGACATGGCGGGTGCCGTAGGCGGTGCTCGCCTCGATGATCGCGTTGAGATTGCGATCGGCGCGCGCGAGCAGAAAAATTCCTTCGCCGCCCTTGCCGTCGAGGGGCTTGATCACCGCCCGGCCGTGGATATCGACAAAATCGAGGATGTCCTGGCGGTGGGTACAGACCCGCGTCTCGGGGACCAGGTCGGGAAAGTGCAGGGCGTAGAGCTTTTCGTTGTCGTTGCGCAATCCCGAGGGCCGGTTGAGCACAAAAGTCGTGCGCCCGTCGCCGCGTCCGGCGTTGACCAGATCGAGAACCTGCGTGGCCCAGAGATAGGCGGAGGTGACCGGCGGATCTTTGCGCATCCAGATGACGTCGGCTTCGCTCAGGGGGTAAAAGCCGACGGCTTCGACCGTATAGAACGGCGTGCGGCCCGGATGGATCGTCAGGGTGCGCACCTGGGCGGCGGCGCGGTGGTGGTGGACCTGCAAATCGCCCACCTCCGCCGCCCAAACGCTGTGGCCGCGGCGCGCGGCGGCCTGCATCAGGGCAACCGAAGTGTCGTGACCGGGTTTAAGGGTCTCGAGCGGATCGACGATAAAAAGAATCTTCATGAAGCGACAAGCAGCGGATCGAGCTGGCCGGAGCGATCGAGGGCGTATAGATCGTCGCAACCGCCGATGTGCTTGCCGTCGATAAATATCTGCGGCACACTGCGCCTGCCGTCGGCGCGCTCGGCCATCGCCGAGCGCGCAGCCTCGTCGCCGTCGATGGCGTATTCGCTAAAGGCTACACTTTTTTGCTTGAGCAGAGCCTTTGCACGAATGCAGAACGGACAGAATTGCCAGGTATAAATTTCAACCTTGGGGTTCATCAAAGGCCTCCAATGGGCGTTCGCCCTTGCCACCATTGTAACTTCCGTCGGAAATGGGGCTGCCTCGCTGCAAGCCGTAGGACACTGAAGAGCAGCAACCCGCCTTACGAGAAGACCGATGAGCGAAAAACTGCGCGCCTTGCTGTTCGACGTCGACGGCACCCTGGCCGATACCGAGCGCGACGGCCACCGCGTCGCCTTCAACCGCGCCTTTGCCGAGGCCGGGCTCGACTGGAACTGGTCGGTAGAGCTGTACGGCGAACTGCTCGCCGTCACCGGCGGCAAAGAGCGCATCCGCCACTTTCTGGAGCGCTACCACTCTGGATTTGAAGCTCCCCCGGACCTGGCAGGATTTGTGGCCGGGCTGCACGCCGCCAAGACCCGCCATTACGTGCGCATGCTCACCGAAGGCGGCATCCCGCTACGCTCGGGGGTCGAGCGCCTGCTCAAAGCGGCCAGCACCGCCGGGCTGCGCCTGGCCATCGCCACGACCACCACGCCGGACAACGTCACCGCCCTGCTGGCGAGCACCCTCGGGGAGGAAGGGGCGGCACTGTTCGAGTGCATCGGCGCCGGGGACGTGGTGCCTGCCAAAAAACCGGCTCCGGACATTTATTTGTACGTGCTCGAGAAGATGGGCCTCGACCCCGCCGAGTGCGTCGCCTTCGAAGATTCTGAAAACGGTCTGCGCTCGGCCCTGGGTGCGAAGCTCAAAACAATCGTCACCACCAACGACTACACCCGCGGCCACGACTTCGGCGGGGCGGCGCTGGTGGTCGATCGCCTCGGCGAACCCGGCGAGCCGTTTGAGCTGATCGACGGCGACCCGGCCGGGGCCGAGTACGTCGACCTCGACCTGGTGCGCCGCGTCCACGGCCACCAGTAAGTGCTCAGCGCTCCCCCGCGGTCTGCTCGCCCCCGGACAGGACCAATTCCAGCACCAGCCAGAGGCTGAGCAACCAGGGCTGCAAAGCCAGTGCCGCGACCCCCGCCGCCCACCAGTGCACCCGGGCCAGCAGCACCAGCACCCCCAACGCCGCAAGCGCCGCCCCCAGGCACCCCAGGCGCAACCGCCAGACAGCGGCGGCCCCAAGGGTCCTGGGTGCCGC harbors:
- a CDS encoding DUF6679 family protein — protein: MLHRKIYQLSREGTEVWIYLRDQGRWLERTRIIEVEGDLVTVRYETEDDDEICAWEEMVRLESIGSVTRRLSSVPRGRTSVSDLLISDDCPEAERIQDHHVSD
- a CDS encoding TonB-dependent receptor plug domain-containing protein: MSGLRVGGLVLGCAFSVSIAAAAEPLPPVSTRAGDLAPAEWNRIAQAAGSQVAPSQPVAQQAGETEADLKDEPIDLDEVTVTGTGRARRQSETTTPIYIIDQKEIEQKGSRTLGDAIRNVPGVTTNIFGAGSDVHNGYFIRGVPTTSTAILIDGRPITNLNQEHYDPSEIPVNNVERIEVMPSGGTTLYGSTALGGVINVITRKPTRPIEGQLSVEFGSYGYSKYGAYYQGKSGPVTYNFNYENFNTLNSFFYRVERPVGILSGTRPNGDVNMRSYNLDVGYEIDARNTITLNTYLRNFAKGISPFSIVDTRQNVFGGQSAEQLGLNADHQSRLLTDTWGIGLTWDSKLGQGNDSNLQFRVSVDRALNRELDRIGDDFSTEIYLLGLRGSHAWQVSPGWGITYGFDFLREIGRSGVTTIATGTSTTDYDTSLDRPALFFLNDFKLASNVTLTAGARYSITSQFGNSFDPNIGIRWQVAPNFALRTNFNQGFKAPNFHDLYGKTVHKGNPNLLPERGSFFDAGIDWQPTPTTNLRFTTFIANISNLMSLNLADPRFADFAYFQSLGYIFNDRVRVNYPSVYNTGFEMGFNWRMAPSWEFFLTNTYTDSRVVEGLRPEINQTQQALVPFLMGRAGFSYEDPNGFRAAVFANVVGGRSVDTYHVGPGDAEAFDPAGNPIFISHIAKLPPGSLLPGYTTVDLSLRVPVAQAIVLNAYIDNLLNTYYERSYGGPAPGTNFRVGLKTTF
- the gshB gene encoding glutathione synthase translates to MKILFIVDPLETLKPGHDTSVALMQAAARRGHSVWAAEVGDLQVHHHRAAAQVRTLTIHPGRTPFYTVEAVGFYPLSEADVIWMRKDPPVTSAYLWATQVLDLVNAGRGDGRTTFVLNRPSGLRNDNEKLYALHFPDLVPETRVCTHRQDILDFVDIHGRAVIKPLDGKGGEGIFLLARADRNLNAIIEASTAYGTRHVMVQRYLEESRQGDKRIVLLAGEPIGALLRVPREDDVRGNMAAGGRVVKTTLTERDREICRVVGPRLVADGHYFVGIDVIGAYLTEINVTSPTGICEIDVLDGVVLEDEIVDWLVEYTRPALARNL
- the grxC gene encoding glutaredoxin 3, encoding MNPKVEIYTWQFCPFCIRAKALLKQKSVAFSEYAIDGDEAARSAMAERADGRRSVPQIFIDGKHIGGCDDLYALDRSGQLDPLLVAS
- a CDS encoding HAD family hydrolase, with the translated sequence MSEKLRALLFDVDGTLADTERDGHRVAFNRAFAEAGLDWNWSVELYGELLAVTGGKERIRHFLERYHSGFEAPPDLAGFVAGLHAAKTRHYVRMLTEGGIPLRSGVERLLKAASTAGLRLAIATTTTPDNVTALLASTLGEEGAALFECIGAGDVVPAKKPAPDIYLYVLEKMGLDPAECVAFEDSENGLRSALGAKLKTIVTTNDYTRGHDFGGAALVVDRLGEPGEPFELIDGDPAGAEYVDLDLVRRVHGHQ
- a CDS encoding alpha/beta fold hydrolase, with product MRADLKPPSTTEAYWTWRGHRICYWVAEPNAAPERPPIVLLHGFGASAGHWRKNIAELAAHRRVYALDWLGFGASAKPALPYSLELWEAQLVDFCTEVVGAPAVLVGNSIGALEALMVTARHPERATATVLLNCAGGLTHRPEELPLVTRPVMAAMQMVLRVPGLAERFFDFARSKRNIRNTLRQVYGNAEAVTEELVELLYTPSSDPGAAAVFVSVLTAEAGPRPEELLPLVRTPLLVLWGDKDPWTPIGRGRTFARYAPQSQFVALEGLGHCPHDEDPRRVNAAIREWLATTECLHDNRA
- a CDS encoding tetratricopeptide repeat protein, whose product is MGNEYFDTVITRARSARSPEAIAHLLKPVLLEMGGEFDAYLEQLLASTAAESSTARTLKLIARIWRELQSANRRQMQLRAYTRDLAEAAPDGWPGLLLAGMDPNGPLALTDDEWQTVAALLEKRGEEPSRLAAGLRRGLALYFQMEANLLDWLYTAGREPLGFVRTGPWGAWAGRLPAGQLRALFEALDRGESAGNFRAADKLDETAWIELTVLLRRIERHLVRSFEQRFANLGEQARLQVLTSTFLTFAIFWADFAQAMVRRQALSQASFQNALQILRAFAAQPYFPLYGGLLAVFDGPYLRAALTYLGEPLRADGMAAEKAKVLNLLGYTARLLGDYPRSLALHREALADPDNLTEARVWIAHWVNQGSTHLRLREFDAAVELFERALVYARQSGDLPGQAHALANLGNARTQALQFQEVLDAERYGEAEHYLQQGLELSRRAKERPAEVVALAGLGSLRLWMSQGGEAVALLEQGLTLAGGLGDLWWEGTLRAALAEALVGVEQPEAAVGQAAAAMLLLERLGVSDWRQPAGLLVVLRNRLDAGFDAALEAAGLPPAARERVEGLLGKYTDQGSP